TTGTAATATTTTTGATAATCACCTGAGATTATATTTTCCATCCATTCTTCATTTTCCAAATACCAATCTACAGTTTTTTCAAGACCATCTTCAAAGACTAATGAAGGTTTCCACCCAAGATCATTTTCAATTTTTGTCGGATCAATAGCGTATCTTAGGTCATGCCCTGCTCTATCTTTTACAAAAGTAATAAGTTTTTCTGATTCGCCTTCTGCCCTATTGAGTTTTTTATCAATAATTTTACAAAGAAGCTTTACAATATCAATGTTTTTCCATTCATTTTTTCCACCAATATTGTAAGTTTCGCCTACTTTACCTTCATGAAAAATAGTATCAATAGCTGAAGCATGGTCTTTCACCCAAAGCCAATCTCTAACATTTAGCCCTTTGCCATAAACAGGTAATGATTTTTTATTTTTTAGATTATTAATCATTAGAGGAAGTAATTTTTCAGGAAATTGATTTGGACCATAATTATTTGAGCAATTTGATATTTTTACCGGAATTCCAAATGTATGAAAATAAGCCCTAACGATATGGTCGGAACTTGCCTTTGAAGCCGAATAAGGTGAACGGGGATCATAAGCTGTTGTTTCTTTGAACATTCCTGTTTCTCCAAGACTACCATAAACTTCATCTGTAGAAACGTGATAAAAAATATGTTCTTTATTTTCACCCCAAATATCTTTAGCAGAGTTCAATAAATTTAATGTTCCTACAATATTTGTTTCAATAAATTCATTTGGATTCGTAATAGACCTGTCAACATGAGATTCTGCGGCAAGATGAATTACCGAATCAAATTTTTCT
This window of the Bacteroidota bacterium genome carries:
- the rfbB gene encoding dTDP-glucose 4,6-dehydratase is translated as MKKILITGGAGFIGSHLVRLFVNKYKDYHIYNLDKLTYAGNLKNITDVENAPNYTFVKGDIVDRNFISELFEKEKFDSVIHLAAESHVDRSITNPNEFIETNIVGTLNLLNSAKDIWGENKEHIFYHVSTDEVYGSLGETGMFKETTAYDPRSPYSASKASSDHIVRAYFHTFGIPVKISNCSNNYGPNQFPEKLLPLMINNLKNKKSLPVYGKGLNVRDWLWVKDHASAIDTIFHEGKVGETYNIGGKNEWKNIDIVKLLCKIIDKKLNRAEGESEKLITFVKDRAGHDLRYAIDPTKIENDLGWKPSLVFEDGLEKTVDWYLENEEWMENIISGDYQKYYKEQYG